The following coding sequences are from one Rhinoraja longicauda isolate Sanriku21f chromosome 7, sRhiLon1.1, whole genome shotgun sequence window:
- the shox gene encoding short stature homeobox protein, protein MSDCMVWFQNRRAKCRKQENQMHKGVILGPGGHLDACRVAPYVNMGALRMPFQQVQAQLQLDGVAHAHSHLHHHLAAHAPYLMFPPPPFGLQIASIAESASAAAAAAAAAAAVKTSSKNSSIADLRLKARKHAEALGL, encoded by the exons ATGAGTGATTGTATG GTTTGGTTTCAGAACAGGCGAGCCAAATGTCGGAAGCAGGAAAACCAAATGCATAAAG GGGTAATATTAGGACCCGGGGGGCATTTGGATGCTTGTCGAGTTGCTCCGTACGTCAACATGGGAGCACTAAGGATGCCCTTCCAACAG GTCCAGGCTCAGCTGCAATTGGACGGGGTGGCGCACGCCCATTCGCACCTCCATCACCACCTGGCGGCTCACGCCCCTTACCTGATGTTCCCCCCGCCTCCCTTCGGCCTGCAGATCGCCTCCATCGCCGAGTCCGCCTcggccgctgccgccgccgccgccgccgccgccgctgtcAAGACCAGCAGCAAGAACTCGAGCATCGCCGACCTAAGGCTCAAAGCCAGGAAGCACGCCGAGGCGCTGGGGCTTTGA